DNA sequence from the Calditrichota bacterium genome:
GCGCGTGATGGAAGCGCTGGAATGGGTGAAGTTGACCGATAAAACCAATTCAAAACCAGCGCAACTTTCCGGCGGACAGTGCCAGCGCGTGGCAGTGGCGCGTGCCATGGTGAAAAGACCAGAATTGGTGCTTGCCGATGAGCCCACGGCGAATTTAGACGCGGAAAATTCTCACAATATTTTGAAAACCATGGTTGAATTGAACCGCGAGCTGAAAACCACGTTCATTTTTGCCACGCATGATGAGAAAGTGATTCAATATCTGCGGCGGAAAATTTCTCTGTTTGACGGGAAACTTGCGAAAGATGAAATTGTCGAACCTGTTTATTCAACAGGAGAAGAAAAGTCATGATTATTCCCAAATTAGCGATAAGAAATTTACTGGGCGCCGGTCTGCGCACCTGGCTGAATGTAGTGGTGCTTTCTTTTTCTTATGTGGCAATTATCTGGATGCAGGGCTTGTATCAGGGCATGAACGAACAGGTGAGTCGCGCCAAAATTGATTCGGAAATCGGTGGCGGCCAGTTCTGGCAGGAAAATTATGATCCGTTCGATCCTCTGACTCTGGACGAGGCGCATGCACGAATTCCAGGAAAAATTAAAAATTTGATCGAGAAAAAACAGGCAGTGCCTGTCCTCATTTTGCAGGGAGCAATTTATCCCGAAGGAAAAGTGATACCTGTGCTCCTGAAAGGAATCGATCCGAGGCAATCGATTCTGGATTTACCAACTCAATTTCTGGCTGATTCATCAGAAGAATTGACTGCGATCATTGGCTCGCGCATGGCAAAAATGGCGCATTTGCAGGAAGGTGATTACGTGACTGTGCAGTGGCGTGACATAAACGGAACTTTTGATGCCAGAGAAGTGCGCATCGAAAAAATTTTCAAAACACCAGTGCAGAGCATTGACAATAATCAATTGTGGTTTTCCCTCCCGGTTTTGCAAAAATTAACCGGCATGACGGATCAAGCGACACTGGTTACCGTCAGTCAGGATTGCGAGAAAATTCCGGTTGTCGAAGGCTGGAAATTTCAGACAACGGAAGTTTTGTTAGCCGACTTAACGGAATTGATTCGCGCAAAAAGCGTGGGCGCTTCGATTCTTTATGTTGTGCTGCTGTTTCTGGCGATGCTGGGGATTTTTGATACACAAGTGTTGTCAATTTTCCGGCGGAGGAAAGAGATTGGCACTTTAATGGCGCTGGGCATGACTCGCCCTAAAGTGATCCAACTTTTTACTCTGGAAGGCGCAATTCATAGCGTGCTGGCGGCACTGGTCGCTGCGATTTACGGAATTCCGCTGCTCATTTACACGGCGAAAAAAGGCTGGGCATTGCCGCAAAATACGGATGATTACGGTTTTGCCATTGGCGATAAATTGTTTCCGGTTTACGGCATTGGCTTAATTCTCGGAACAACGATTTTAATTTTTGTGGTGACGACCATTGTGAGCTATTTGCCCACGCGAAAGATCGCGAAATTGAATCCCACGGACGCTTTACGAGGAAAATACGTATGATAAAATTTTTGCTGAAAGGCTTGTTGCGGGATCGTTCCAGAAGTCTGTTCCCGATTCTCATCGTTACCATCGGAGTGGCTCTGACCGTTTTTGTCCACGCCTGGATGGCAGGCTATCTGGATGAATTGATTCAAACAAATGCTCGTTTTAACACCGGA
Encoded proteins:
- a CDS encoding ABC transporter permease, yielding MIIPKLAIRNLLGAGLRTWLNVVVLSFSYVAIIWMQGLYQGMNEQVSRAKIDSEIGGGQFWQENYDPFDPLTLDEAHARIPGKIKNLIEKKQAVPVLILQGAIYPEGKVIPVLLKGIDPRQSILDLPTQFLADSSEELTAIIGSRMAKMAHLQEGDYVTVQWRDINGTFDAREVRIEKIFKTPVQSIDNNQLWFSLPVLQKLTGMTDQATLVTVSQDCEKIPVVEGWKFQTTEVLLADLTELIRAKSVGASILYVVLLFLAMLGIFDTQVLSIFRRRKEIGTLMALGMTRPKVIQLFTLEGAIHSVLAALVAAIYGIPLLIYTAKKGWALPQNTDDYGFAIGDKLFPVYGIGLILGTTILIFVVTTIVSYLPTRKIAKLNPTDALRGKYV